The following are from one region of the Helicobacteraceae bacterium genome:
- a CDS encoding DUF268 domain-containing protein — protein sequence MKKLARRLAKIGFIRKGIKKLIWALDRSLVEPQLLSFAPPLPLPPNTIPQNLIPDFTLDNAIKVAYSYCAEVNGDGAVHNSAKEYKKVFKQIKNRSFRYYGAEINAFYAAFERYTFSDKTVLVWGLAGCNCEALSIYNNARKVYVVDYNKPICDHPQIEVLTHEELNKKDLKTDFAISYSSFEHDGLGRYGDPIDPIGDLKAMKAAHNSLKEGGILFLGVPLGKDLLCWNLHRIYGKIRLPLLLKGWRCEEIFDIYDGSPFDESIELGQHRQSLMVLRKINDDYPSDEELNETIGRKSNNAKEARNNQILAQINQFVLDYKNARAKGDRD from the coding sequence ATGAAAAAATTAGCGAGGCGACTGGCCAAAATTGGCTTTATCCGCAAAGGCATAAAAAAGTTGATATGGGCGCTGGACAGATCGCTTGTAGAGCCGCAATTATTGTCGTTCGCCCCGCCTCTCCCCCTACCTCCCAATACTATACCGCAAAATCTTATTCCTGATTTTACCCTCGACAACGCTATAAAGGTAGCGTATAGTTATTGCGCCGAAGTAAATGGCGACGGCGCCGTTCATAATAGCGCTAAAGAATATAAAAAGGTATTCAAACAGATTAAAAATCGATCGTTTAGGTATTACGGCGCAGAGATAAACGCCTTTTACGCCGCGTTTGAAAGATATACCTTTAGCGATAAAACGGTTCTTGTTTGGGGTTTAGCAGGTTGCAACTGCGAGGCGTTGTCCATCTACAACAACGCTCGCAAAGTTTATGTCGTAGATTACAATAAACCTATCTGCGATCATCCGCAAATAGAGGTTTTAACCCATGAGGAGCTAAACAAGAAAGACTTGAAAACCGATTTTGCCATCTCTTACTCTTCGTTCGAGCATGACGGGCTGGGACGTTACGGCGATCCGATCGATCCAATAGGCGATCTCAAAGCTATGAAGGCGGCGCATAACTCGCTTAAAGAGGGCGGGATTCTGTTTCTGGGCGTTCCGCTGGGCAAAGACTTGCTCTGCTGGAATTTGCATAGAATCTACGGCAAAATCAGACTGCCGCTACTCTTAAAGGGCTGGCGTTGCGAAGAGATTTTTGATATATACGACGGCTCGCCTTTTGACGAATCAATCGAGTTGGGGCAACACAGACAATCTTTGATGGTTCTAAGAAAGATTAACGACGATTATCCAAGCGATGAAGAGCTAAACGAAACGATTGGGCGCAAGTCAAATAACGCGAAAGAGGCGCGCAACAATCAGATACTCGCGCAAATCAACCAATTTGTTCTGGATTATAAAAACGCGCGGGCAAAGGGCGATCGCGACTGA
- the tuf gene encoding elongation factor Tu, translating into MAKEKFVRNKPHVNIGTIGHVDHGKTTLTAAITVILANKYGGEKKAYDQIDNAPEEKERGITIATSHVEYETSKRHYAHVDCPGHADYVKNMITGAAQMDGAILVIAATDGPMAQTREHILLARQVGVPYIVVFLNKEDQLDEGERAEMLELVEMEVRELLSSYEFPGDDTPIIAGSAKLALDAGMDNKENEWTAKIFDLMDKIDEYIPTPKRDTDKPYLMPIEDVFSISGRGTVVTGRIDRGVVKVGEEVEIIGLRETRKTVVTGVEMFHKEMEQGEAGDNCGILLRGTKKEEVERGMVLAKPGTINPHTEFEAEIYVLSKEEGGRHTPFFAGYRPQFYIRTTDVTGAVSLPAGVEMVMPGDNVKVSCSLIAPIAIEEGTRFAIREGGRTVGAGVVTKINK; encoded by the coding sequence ATGGCAAAAGAGAAGTTTGTCCGCAACAAGCCGCACGTTAATATCGGCACGATCGGACACGTTGACCACGGCAAGACCACGCTGACGGCGGCGATTACCGTTATTCTGGCGAATAAATACGGCGGCGAAAAGAAAGCCTACGATCAGATTGACAACGCGCCAGAAGAAAAAGAGCGCGGCATTACAATCGCGACCAGCCACGTCGAGTATGAAACGTCAAAACGACACTACGCGCACGTCGATTGTCCCGGACACGCCGACTATGTGAAAAACATGATTACGGGCGCGGCGCAGATGGACGGCGCGATTTTAGTTATCGCGGCGACCGACGGTCCTATGGCGCAAACGCGCGAACATATCCTGCTAGCTCGTCAAGTAGGCGTTCCATATATCGTCGTGTTCCTCAACAAAGAGGATCAGCTCGACGAAGGCGAAAGAGCGGAAATGCTCGAACTTGTCGAAATGGAAGTTCGCGAGCTACTAAGCTCCTATGAGTTTCCGGGCGACGACACGCCTATTATCGCGGGATCGGCGAAACTCGCGCTCGATGCGGGCATGGACAATAAAGAGAACGAATGGACGGCGAAGATCTTTGATCTGATGGATAAGATCGACGAATACATTCCGACTCCCAAACGCGACACCGACAAACCTTACCTGATGCCAATCGAAGACGTTTTCTCTATCTCCGGACGCGGCACGGTCGTAACGGGCAGAATCGATCGCGGCGTGGTAAAAGTAGGCGAGGAAGTCGAAATTATCGGTCTGCGCGAAACCCGCAAAACCGTCGTTACCGGCGTCGAGATGTTCCACAAAGAGATGGAGCAGGGCGAAGCGGGCGATAACTGCGGCATTCTTTTGCGCGGCACGAAAAAAGAGGAGGTCGAGCGCGGTATGGTTCTAGCTAAGCCCGGCACGATCAACCCGCACACCGAATTCGAGGCTGAAATCTACGTGCTGTCTAAAGAGGAGGGCGGTCGCCATACTCCGTTCTTTGCCGGTTACCGCCCGCAGTTTTATATCCGCACGACGGACGTAACGGGCGCGGTTTCTCTGCCCGCAGGCGTCGAGATGGTTATGCCGGGCGATAACGTAAAGGTCTCTTGCTCTCTGATCGCTCCGATCGCTATCGAGGAAGGCACTCGCTTCGCTATTCGCGAAGGCGGCAGAACCGTCGGCGCGGGCGTAGTAACTAAGATCAACAAGTAA
- the rpmG gene encoding 50S ribosomal protein L33, producing MRDKIGLKCAECGDINYTTTKNKKAHPDKVEYKKYCPRLKKHTAHKETKI from the coding sequence ATGCGCGATAAGATCGGGCTAAAGTGCGCGGAGTGCGGCGATATTAACTACACTACCACCAAAAACAAGAAAGCTCACCCCGACAAGGTAGAGTATAAAAAGTATTGCCCGCGTCTGAAAAAGCACACGGCGCATAAAGAGACGAAGATATAG
- the secE gene encoding preprotein translocase subunit SecE, which produces MGKLISYIRLSRAELSKVIFPLSMQVKSAFIAVFAVVTVITLFLALVDLLMGFGVSSIISEG; this is translated from the coding sequence ATGGGAAAACTAATTAGTTATATCAGGCTCTCTCGCGCCGAGTTGAGCAAGGTTATATTCCCCTTGTCTATGCAGGTTAAGAGCGCGTTCATAGCCGTGTTTGCGGTGGTAACAGTGATCACGCTCTTTTTGGCGTTAGTCGATCTGTTGATGGGTTTCGGCGTTTCGTCGATCATAAGCGAAGGATAA
- the nusG gene encoding transcription termination/antitermination protein NusG → MSQKWYAIQTYYGSEQSVKRSIERLRDELSISDRIFEIVVPTEDVIEINKSGKPKTTERCLYPGYVFAQLELDNDLWHRIQSLPKVSRFIGEEKKAAPLQEKDIQQILEKARNKGPAKHKIFFDTAEQVRIIDGPFANFTGVVEEYEASSGKLRLNVSIFGRSTPVEIEYAKVEKMI, encoded by the coding sequence GTGTCGCAAAAATGGTACGCGATCCAAACCTACTATGGAAGCGAGCAGAGCGTAAAACGATCTATCGAGCGTCTGCGCGACGAACTCTCCATTTCCGATCGTATTTTCGAGATCGTCGTCCCAACCGAGGACGTTATTGAAATCAATAAAAGCGGCAAACCTAAAACGACCGAGAGGTGCCTATATCCCGGATACGTTTTCGCGCAACTAGAGTTAGATAACGATCTGTGGCATCGCATTCAGTCGCTTCCAAAGGTTTCGCGGTTTATAGGCGAGGAGAAGAAAGCCGCTCCGCTTCAAGAGAAGGACATTCAGCAGATTCTGGAAAAGGCGCGCAACAAAGGTCCGGCGAAACACAAGATATTCTTCGATACCGCCGAGCAGGTGAGGATTATCGACGGTCCGTTCGCCAATTTTACCGGCGTCGTCGAAGAGTATGAAGCCTCGTCGGGCAAGTTGCGTCTTAACGTGTCGATCTTCGGTCGTTCAACGCCCGTCGAGATTGAATACGCAAAAGTCGAGAAGATGATTTAA
- the rplK gene encoding 50S ribosomal protein L11: MAKKVIGQIKLVIPATQAKPSPPVGPALGQRGVNIMAFCKEFNEKTKDMAGWNLPVVITVYEDKSFSFITKQPPVTDLIKKAAGIEKGAANPLKNVAGKISKAQIQAIIKQKIVDMNAIDEAAAFKTIAGSARSMGVQITD; the protein is encoded by the coding sequence ATGGCTAAAAAAGTCATAGGGCAGATCAAGCTGGTTATTCCGGCTACTCAAGCAAAACCCTCCCCTCCGGTGGGTCCGGCGCTTGGTCAAAGGGGCGTTAATATAATGGCGTTTTGCAAAGAGTTCAACGAAAAAACCAAAGATATGGCGGGTTGGAATCTGCCTGTCGTGATCACGGTTTACGAGGATAAGAGCTTTTCGTTTATTACCAAGCAACCGCCGGTTACCGATCTGATCAAAAAAGCCGCCGGTATTGAAAAAGGCGCGGCAAACCCGCTTAAAAACGTCGCGGGCAAGATCAGTAAAGCGCAGATTCAAGCGATTATTAAACAGAAGATTGTCGATATGAACGCGATCGACGAGGCGGCGGCGTTCAAAACTATCGCAGGCTCCGCTCGCAGTATGGGCGTTCAGATAACGGATTAG
- the rplA gene encoding 50S ribosomal protein L1, with product MPKVAKRIQKLNDALEKGAIYTLDKASQKIGELKSAKFDETVELAVWLNVDPRHADQMIRGAVVLPHGTGKTVRVAVFAKGDKAKEAQEAGADIVGENDLVEDVTKGVVNFDVVIATPDMMGVVGKIGRILGPKGLMPNPKTGTVTQDVKTAVKNAKGGQISFKVDKKGNIHAGIGKASFSSDKIKENAETLMRALNRMKPASAKGRYVKKAVMSLTMSPSILLDVNELTELRG from the coding sequence ATGCCCAAAGTAGCTAAACGCATACAAAAACTTAACGACGCGCTGGAAAAAGGCGCGATCTATACGCTAGACAAAGCCTCGCAAAAGATCGGCGAGCTAAAAAGCGCGAAGTTTGACGAAACGGTGGAGCTTGCCGTTTGGCTTAACGTCGATCCGCGCCACGCCGATCAGATGATCAGAGGCGCGGTCGTTTTGCCGCACGGCACGGGAAAAACGGTGCGCGTGGCGGTTTTCGCCAAAGGCGATAAAGCTAAAGAGGCGCAAGAAGCCGGAGCCGACATTGTGGGCGAAAACGATCTTGTCGAAGATGTGACCAAAGGCGTCGTCAATTTCGACGTCGTGATCGCCACGCCGGATATGATGGGCGTAGTAGGCAAGATCGGGCGTATTTTGGGTCCAAAAGGGCTTATGCCAAACCCGAAAACCGGCACGGTTACGCAAGATGTGAAAACGGCGGTCAAGAACGCTAAAGGCGGTCAAATTAGTTTTAAGGTCGATAAAAAAGGCAACATCCACGCCGGCATTGGCAAGGCGAGTTTTTCTAGCGATAAGATCAAAGAAAACGCCGAAACGCTAATGCGGGCGCTAAATAGAATGAAGCCCGCGAGCGCGAAGGGTAGATATGTGAAAAAGGCGGTTATGAGCCTCACTATGTCGCCCTCTATTTTATTGGACGTAAACGAGTTAACGGAACTGCGCGGCTAG
- the rplJ gene encoding 50S ribosomal protein L10: MTKTEKAEIIDSLTEGFKNSDAILVADFKGLTVAEFEDLRNHARKIGAFTRVSKNTLAAIALKNAGKEGLTLKDGNVFIWGNDGLNLIKTISKFAENSKEKFVVKQGHIDNKVVDASYIEALAKLPSKERLIGMLLSVWSAPLRGFVTGLDNLSKKLAA; the protein is encoded by the coding sequence ATGACAAAAACAGAAAAAGCGGAAATCATCGATTCTTTGACGGAGGGATTCAAAAACAGCGACGCCATTTTGGTCGCCGATTTTAAGGGTCTTACCGTCGCGGAGTTCGAGGATCTCAGAAATCATGCGCGAAAGATCGGGGCGTTTACGCGCGTGTCCAAAAACACGCTCGCCGCGATCGCGCTGAAAAACGCCGGTAAAGAGGGTTTGACTCTTAAAGACGGCAACGTCTTTATTTGGGGAAACGACGGATTAAACCTAATCAAAACGATTAGCAAATTCGCCGAAAACTCCAAAGAGAAGTTTGTCGTTAAACAGGGTCATATTGATAACAAAGTCGTTGACGCGAGTTATATTGAAGCGCTTGCTAAACTGCCCTCTAAAGAGCGGCTTATCGGCATGTTGCTGTCGGTGTGGAGCGCGCCGCTACGCGGTTTTGTTACGGGTCTTGACAATCTGTCTAAAAAACTCGCCGCCTAA
- the rplL gene encoding 50S ribosomal protein L7/L12, whose translation MAITKEELLEYIGKLTVIELNDLVKAFEEKFGVSAAPTVVAGAASVAADAPAAEEKSEFTVHLKSAGEKKLNVIKVVRELTAIGLKEAKDLVESAPAVVKEHVSKADAEEWKKKLEEAGAQVELK comes from the coding sequence ATGGCGATCACAAAAGAAGAGCTGCTTGAGTATATCGGCAAATTAACCGTAATCGAGCTTAACGATCTCGTTAAGGCTTTTGAAGAGAAGTTTGGCGTAAGCGCCGCTCCGACCGTAGTCGCGGGCGCGGCAAGCGTCGCCGCGGACGCTCCGGCGGCGGAAGAGAAGAGCGAATTTACCGTTCATCTTAAATCCGCCGGCGAGAAAAAACTCAACGTTATCAAAGTCGTTCGAGAATTGACGGCTATAGGGCTTAAAGAGGCGAAAGACCTCGTGGAAAGCGCTCCGGCGGTAGTCAAAGAGCACGTATCCAAAGCCGACGCCGAAGAGTGGAAAAAGAAACTTGAGGAAGCCGGCGCGCAGGTTGAGCTTAAATAA
- the rpoB gene encoding DNA-directed RNA polymerase subunit beta has translation MLNSLKSGNRLRADFAKIPQALPIPNLLQLQQNSYDDFLMIGRDSRDHSGIERVFRSIFPIHDQHNNITLEYLGGEFGKPKYTIRESMERGLTYCVPLKIKVRLLVNEKDEKTGKIIGVKDIKEQSLYVREIPLMTDRTSFIINGVERVVVNQLHRSPGVIFKADESGTAGGKPSYTSQIIPDRGSWLHFEYDAKDVLFVRINNRRKVPITILFRALGYNKQDIVRLFYPLLKIALRDNRFFAPFEPDLFGGRLDYDLKDEKGEIILQAGKRLTASKAKKLKDDGLAFVEYPLEVMMERHLAEPVIDKKSGEVLYDALTQLDENRLKKLLELGVSEVTIANDAAPGYDKSVIAAFGADIESLKLLRQTEKIDDENDLAAIRIYKVMRPGEPVTKDAAKEFVDKLFFDPERYDLTKVGRMKMNHKLGVNVPEYIAVLTPDDIIKTVQYLIKVKNGQGHIDDRDHMGNKRIRAIGELLSNELHQGLVKMQKAIRDKLATISSYDELMPHDLINTKLITTTILDFFSVGQLSQFMDQTNPLSEVTHKRRLSALGEGGLVKDRAGFEVRDVHSTHYGRICPIETPEGQNIGLINTLSTYAKVNELGFIQAPYKKVVNGAVTDEIVDLTATQEEGQVITPASIKIDEDGRIVEELVEARKDGEIMLVEREKVNLIDLSPKMVVGVAAGLIPFLEHDDANRALMGSNMQRQAVPLIWTDAPLVGTGMEKIIARDAWQSVKAKRGGVVEKVDAKNIYVLGEDDNGAFIDHYPLQKYLRTNQNSNFDQRPIVKKGDVVAADDIIADGSNMDLGELALGKNILVAFMPWNGFNYEDAIVVSEKLIRDDAFTSVHIYEKEIDARELKHGVEEITRDLPNVKEEDIQHLDESGVVKIGSYVKPGMILVGKISPKGDVKLTPEERLLRMIFGEKGGHVVNKSLYCPESMEGVVIDVKIFTKKGADRDARAIAEFEAQKAELEREHNDKLQMIDREEMLKINGFLSKQKFAEEVSIGGKVYKKGDSVSKDELKNVNRFAVATLVKGLDKNAQANFETIKAHFRNEKEQLRVDHEEKLFVIEKDDILPSGVVKLVKVYIATKRKLKVGDKMAGRHGNKGIVSTIVPEHDMPYLEDGASIEIVLNPLGVPSRMNIGQILEVHLGLIGKRLGDQIGDIFEQKRDDYVQRLREKMIEIVCATPLKIGADFLRELSDDELIKYARDWRKGVRFASPVFEGVEASEFKKLFEMAKIDSDAKTELYDGRTGEKFLERVNVGYMYMLKLHHLVDEKAHARSTGPYSLVTQQPVGGKALFGGQRFGEMEVWALEAYGAAHTLKEMLTVKSDDTEGRVQTYKAITRGENMPASGVPEIFFVLTKELQALGLDISLYKETSDE, from the coding sequence ATGTTAAACAGTCTAAAATCCGGCAACCGCCTTCGCGCCGATTTCGCCAAAATCCCGCAGGCGCTTCCTATACCCAATCTTTTGCAGCTACAACAAAACAGCTACGACGATTTTTTGATGATCGGTCGCGATTCGCGCGATCATAGCGGTATCGAGCGCGTTTTTCGCTCTATATTCCCTATCCACGATCAGCACAACAATATCACGCTAGAGTATCTCGGAGGCGAGTTTGGCAAGCCCAAATACACCATTAGAGAGTCGATGGAGCGCGGATTAACCTATTGCGTGCCGCTTAAAATCAAAGTGCGCTTGCTGGTCAACGAAAAAGACGAGAAAACGGGTAAGATTATCGGCGTTAAGGACATAAAAGAGCAATCTTTGTATGTGCGCGAAATCCCGCTGATGACCGATCGCACCAGCTTTATTATTAACGGCGTGGAGCGCGTCGTCGTCAATCAGCTTCACAGAAGCCCCGGCGTTATCTTTAAGGCGGACGAAAGCGGAACGGCGGGCGGCAAGCCTAGCTATACCTCGCAGATTATTCCCGATCGCGGCAGTTGGCTTCACTTTGAATACGACGCTAAAGACGTGCTGTTCGTTCGTATTAACAACCGCAGAAAAGTGCCGATCACAATTCTATTTCGCGCGCTTGGATACAACAAGCAGGATATTGTCCGACTTTTTTACCCGCTTCTTAAAATCGCGTTGCGCGACAATCGCTTCTTCGCCCCGTTTGAACCAGACCTGTTCGGCGGGCGGCTCGATTATGATCTCAAAGACGAAAAAGGCGAGATTATCCTCCAAGCGGGGAAACGTTTGACCGCAAGCAAAGCCAAAAAACTTAAAGACGACGGACTCGCGTTCGTCGAATATCCGCTCGAGGTTATGATGGAAAGACATCTAGCCGAGCCGGTAATCGATAAAAAGAGCGGCGAGGTGCTTTACGACGCGCTGACTCAGCTTGACGAGAACAGGCTGAAAAAATTGCTCGAGCTTGGCGTATCCGAAGTTACGATCGCTAACGACGCGGCGCCCGGTTACGATAAATCGGTGATCGCGGCGTTCGGCGCGGACATCGAATCGCTGAAGCTACTAAGGCAAACCGAAAAGATCGACGATGAAAACGATCTGGCGGCGATAAGAATCTATAAGGTTATGCGACCGGGCGAACCCGTAACTAAGGACGCCGCGAAAGAGTTTGTGGATAAGTTATTTTTTGATCCCGAACGATACGATCTGACTAAAGTCGGTCGTATGAAGATGAACCATAAGCTCGGCGTAAACGTTCCCGAATATATCGCCGTGCTTACGCCGGACGATATTATCAAAACCGTGCAGTATCTTATCAAGGTTAAAAACGGGCAAGGACATATCGACGATCGCGATCATATGGGCAACAAACGTATTCGCGCTATAGGCGAGCTGCTCTCCAACGAGCTTCATCAGGGACTTGTCAAAATGCAAAAGGCAATCCGCGACAAACTCGCCACCATCAGCTCCTACGACGAGCTTATGCCGCACGATCTAATCAATACCAAGCTAATCACCACGACGATCTTGGACTTTTTCAGCGTCGGTCAGCTCTCTCAGTTTATGGATCAAACCAACCCGCTTTCAGAGGTTACGCATAAACGCCGCCTCTCCGCGCTTGGCGAAGGCGGTTTGGTTAAAGATCGCGCGGGCTTCGAGGTGCGCGACGTTCACTCTACGCACTACGGCAGAATCTGTCCGATAGAGACGCCCGAAGGTCAGAATATCGGTCTAATCAATACGCTTTCCACATACGCGAAGGTAAACGAGCTTGGTTTTATCCAAGCGCCTTATAAAAAGGTGGTAAACGGCGCGGTTACGGACGAAATCGTCGATCTGACGGCGACGCAAGAGGAGGGGCAGGTAATCACCCCCGCGAGCATTAAGATCGACGAGGACGGGCGGATAGTCGAAGAGCTTGTAGAGGCGCGAAAAGACGGTGAAATTATGCTGGTCGAGCGCGAAAAGGTGAATCTCATAGACCTCTCGCCAAAAATGGTCGTGGGCGTGGCGGCGGGCTTAATTCCGTTTCTGGAACACGACGACGCGAATCGCGCGCTTATGGGTTCAAATATGCAGCGCCAAGCGGTGCCGCTTATCTGGACGGACGCGCCGCTCGTTGGCACCGGTATGGAAAAAATCATCGCGCGCGACGCTTGGCAGAGCGTCAAAGCTAAACGCGGCGGCGTGGTGGAAAAAGTGGACGCGAAAAACATCTACGTTCTCGGCGAGGACGATAACGGAGCCTTTATCGATCACTACCCGTTGCAAAAGTATCTGCGCACCAACCAAAACAGCAACTTTGACCAACGCCCGATCGTTAAAAAAGGCGACGTCGTAGCCGCCGACGACATTATCGCCGACGGCTCCAATATGGATTTAGGCGAATTGGCGTTAGGCAAAAATATATTGGTCGCTTTTATGCCGTGGAACGGCTTTAACTACGAGGACGCGATCGTGGTGAGCGAAAAGCTGATCCGCGACGACGCTTTCACCAGCGTGCATATCTACGAAAAGGAGATCGACGCTAGAGAGCTTAAACACGGCGTCGAGGAGATCACGCGCGATCTACCAAACGTCAAAGAAGAGGATATACAGCATTTAGACGAAAGCGGCGTGGTTAAGATAGGCTCTTACGTTAAACCCGGCATGATTTTGGTGGGTAAAATAAGCCCTAAGGGCGACGTGAAGCTAACGCCGGAAGAACGGCTTTTGCGAATGATCTTCGGCGAAAAGGGCGGACACGTCGTTAATAAATCGCTCTACTGCCCCGAATCGATGGAGGGCGTGGTAATCGACGTTAAAATTTTCACCAAAAAAGGCGCGGATCGCGACGCTAGGGCGATCGCCGAGTTCGAGGCGCAAAAAGCCGAGCTAGAGCGCGAGCATAACGACAAACTACAGATGATCGACCGAGAGGAGATGCTGAAAATCAACGGTTTTCTGTCTAAACAAAAGTTTGCGGAAGAGGTCTCGATCGGCGGTAAAGTTTATAAAAAGGGCGACAGCGTAAGCAAAGACGAGCTGAAAAACGTCAATCGTTTCGCCGTCGCCACCCTTGTCAAGGGGCTAGACAAAAACGCGCAGGCTAATTTCGAGACGATCAAGGCGCATTTTAGGAACGAAAAAGAGCAGTTGCGCGTCGATCACGAGGAGAAGCTCTTCGTCATAGAAAAAGACGATATTCTGCCAAGCGGCGTGGTAAAGCTCGTGAAAGTTTATATCGCCACCAAACGCAAGCTAAAAGTCGGCGACAAGATGGCGGGCAGGCACGGCAACAAAGGGATCGTATCCACGATCGTGCCTGAACACGATATGCCCTACCTAGAGGACGGCGCTAGCATAGAGATCGTCTTAAACCCGTTAGGCGTTCCAAGCCGTATGAATATCGGACAGATACTAGAGGTGCATCTAGGGCTTATCGGCAAACGCTTAGGCGATCAGATCGGGGATATTTTCGAGCAAAAGCGCGACGATTACGTTCAACGCTTGCGCGAAAAGATGATCGAAATTGTTTGCGCCACCCCGCTTAAAATTGGCGCGGATTTTCTGCGAGAGCTAAGCGACGACGAGCTTATCAAATACGCCCGCGATTGGCGCAAAGGGGTTCGCTTTGCCAGCCCCGTATTTGAAGGCGTAGAGGCAAGCGAGTTCAAAAAACTCTTTGAAATGGCGAAGATTGACTCGGACGCCAAAACGGAGCTTTACGACGGACGCACGGGCGAAAAGTTCTTGGAGCGGGTGAACGTGGGCTATATGTATATGCTCAAACTTCACCACCTTGTGGACGAAAAAGCGCACGCTCGATCTACGGGTCCCTATTCGCTGGTAACGCAACAGCCCGTCGGCGGCAAGGCGCTTTTCGGCGGTCAGCGCTTCGGCGAAATGGAGGTGTGGGCGCTGGAGGCTTACGGCGCGGCGCACACGCTTAAAGAGATGCTAACCGTTAAATCCGACGACACCGAAGGGCGCGTGCAGACCTATAAGGCGATCACGCGCGGCGAGAATATGCCCGCCAGCGGCGTGCCGGAGATTTTCTTTGTGCTTACCAAAGAGTTGCAAGCGTTAGGGCTTGATATTAGTCTATATAAGGAGACAAGCGATGAGTAA